The following proteins are co-located in the Spea bombifrons isolate aSpeBom1 chromosome 3, aSpeBom1.2.pri, whole genome shotgun sequence genome:
- the EEF1A1 gene encoding elongation factor 1-alpha 1, with protein MGKEKTHINIVVIGHVDSGKSTTTGHLIYKCGGIDKRTIEKFEKEAAEMGKGSFKYAWVLDKLKAERERGITIDISLWKFETSKYYVTIIDAPGHRDFIKNMITGTSQADCAVLIVAAGVGEFEAGISKNGQTREHALLAYTLGVKQLIVGVNKMDSTEPPYSQKRYEEIVKEVSTYIKKIGYNPDTVAFVPISGWNGDNMLEPSSNMPWFKGWKITRKEGNGSGTTLLEALDCILPPSRPTDKPLRLPLQDVYKIGGIGTVPVGRVETGVLKPGMVVTFAPVNVTTEVKSVEMHHEALTEALPGDNVGFNVKNVSVKDVRRGNVAGDSKNDPPLEAGGFTAQVIILNHPGQIGAGYAPVLDCHTAHIACKFAELKEKIDRRSGKKLEDNPKFLKSGDAAIVEMVPGKPMCVESFSDYPPLGRFAVRDMRQTVAVGVIKAVEKKAAGSGKVTKSAQKAQKTK; from the exons ATGGGAAAGGAAAAGACTCACATCAACATCGTCGTCATTGGACACGTAGATTCTGGAAAGTCCACAACTACCGGACATCTCATCTACAAATGTGGTGGTATCGACAAGAGAACCATCGAGAAGTTCGAGAAGGAAGCTGCTGAG ATGGGAAAGGGTTCCTTCAAGTATGCCTGGGTTCTGGACAAACTGAAGGCTGAGCGTGAACGTGGTATTACCATTGATATTTCCCTGTGGAAGTTCGAAACCAGCAAATACTATGTCACAATTATTGATGCCCCTGGCCACAGAGATTTCATCAAGAACATGATCACTGGAACTTCTCAG GCTGACTGTGCTGTTCTGATTGTGGCTGCTGGTGTTGGAGAGTTTGAAGCCGGTATCTCCAAAAATGGACAAACCCGTGAGCATGCCCTCCTTGCCTACACTCTTGGTGTCAAGCAACTCATTGTTGGTGTCAACAAAATGGATTCCACTGAGCCACCATACAGCCAGAAAAGATACGAGGAAATCGTGAAGGAAGTCAGCACCTACATCAAGAAGATCGGCTACAACCCAGACACTGTTGCCTTTGTGCCCATTTCAGGCTGGAACGGTGATAACATGCTTGAGCCCAGCTCCAAC ATGCCCTGGTTTAAGGGATGGAAGATCACCCGTAAAGAAGGTAACGGCAGCGGAACAACTCTGCTTGAGGCTCTTGATTGCATTCTGCCACCCAGCAGGCCCACCGATAAGCCACTTCGTCTGCCACTCCAGGATGTCTACAAAATCGGTG GTATTGGCACAGTACCAGTCGGCCGTGTAGAAACTGGAGTCCTGAAACCAGGCATGGTCGTTACCTTTGCCCCAGTTAACGTAACAACTGAAGTTAAGTCAGTAGAAATGCACCACGAGGCTTTGACTGAGGCTCTGCCCGGTGACAACGTTGGCTTCAACGTAAAGAACGTCTCTGTTAAAGACGTCCGCCGTGGAAACGTCGCTGGAGACAGCAAGAACGACCCACCTCTGGAAGCTGGTGGATTCACTGCACAG GTCATCATCCTCAACCACCCAGGTCAAATTGGTGCTGGGTATGCCCCTGTGTTGGATTGCCACACTGCTCACATTGCTTGCAAGTTTGCTGAGCTCAAGGAGAAGATTGATCGTCGTTCTGGTAAGAAGCTGGAAGACAACCCCAAATTCCTGAAGTCTGGTGATGCTGCCATTGTTGAAATGGTCCCAGGCAAACCCATGTGTGTTGAGAGCTTCTCAGACTACCCTCCTCTTG GTCGTTTTGCTGTGCGTGACATGAGACAGACCGTTGCTGTTGGTGTCATCAAGGCAGTTGAGAAGAAGGCAGCAGGCAGTGGCAAAGTCACAAAGTCTGCCCAGAAAGCTCAGAAAACCAAATGA